A genomic region of Podarcis raffonei isolate rPodRaf1 chromosome 13, rPodRaf1.pri, whole genome shotgun sequence contains the following coding sequences:
- the LOC128398899 gene encoding immunoglobulin superfamily member 1-like → MGTFFMKDANLEDGGNYSCRYSVKEKPFIISEPSDFVTIKITDPDLPRPSISFHPSAMPQLGENITIQCSFNNSYKACYLYKDDGKKELQSVETSSSDAVFLINNASEVDGGSYYCNYRPQSGPFISEASNTVDLYLVGEDLHSRSSKLMNFGAQRGIFWYNLPHKQIRMNAQPRLDML, encoded by the exons ATGGGCACATTCTTCATGAAAGATGCTAACTTGGAGGATGGAGGGAACTATAGCTGCAGGTACAGTGTCAAGGAGAAACCTTTTATCATCTCAGAGCCCAGTGACTTCGTGACAATCAAGATAACAG ATCCTGATCTACCCAGGCCCAGCATTTCTTTTCATCCTAGTGCAATGCCACAGCTGGGGGAAAACATCACCATTCAGTGCTCTTTCAATAATTCATACAAGGCATGCTATCTTTATAAAGATGATGGTAAGAAGGAATTACAGTCAGTGGAGACAAGTAGCTCTGATGCTGTGTTCCTCATCAACAATGCGAGTGAAGTTGACGGAGGGAGCTACTACTGCAATTATAGACCCCAATCAGGGCCCTTCATCTCGGAGGCAAGTAATACCGTGGACCTTTACCTAGTAGGTGAGGATCTTCATTCACGATCTTCTAAACTAATGAATTTTGGTGCCCAACGTGGCATATTTTGGTATAACTTgccccataaacaaatcagaatgaatgctcagccaAGACTGGATATGCTCTAA
- the LOC128398900 gene encoding leukocyte immunoglobulin-like receptor subfamily A member 3 has protein sequence MIITTRTDAGIYKCLYNFAGIRQVTDPFELLIRDPSFPKPVLSLEPMDEITIGQRVTMRCGTQGEVKRFYLQKDNFQDWSIHSDMNMFTISDVSNKDAGRYSCSYTSVRQPYLLSEPSNSVELLLTDPQLLRPTISISPTRPLKVGENITITCAFPETPALVYLHKAGESTKTVQDSNARVTKFYLRKITLEGKGNYCCSWAQSRSPFLVSKCSNWVELLVSDPYFPRPIISLGPTELVAFGGNVTFQCQSKKFSTRFYSQKSGEEMLQPCLGTDETTAQCFVSNVDQAHTGEYSCRYSESKPFIISKTSELVRLLMTDQNIARPNISLIPGYIAQLGSKVTIQCSAQGQSKRFYLHKAEDKKNLQIAVTNEDRKNFSINKMDWEHGGSFYCSYTEPSQFFTSSETSDRVELFVLGEDTN, from the exons ATGATTATTACGACCAGAACGGATGCAGGGATCTACAAATGCTTGTACAATTTTGCTGGGATCAGGCAAGTCACAGATCCATTTGAGCTGCTGATAAGAG ATCCCAGCTTCCCCAAACCAGTCCTCTCTCTGGAACCTATGGATGAAATCACCATTGGACAGAGAGTCACTATGCGTTGTGGAACTCAAGGAGAAGTGAAAAGGTTTTATCTGCAAAAGGATAACTTTCAGGATTGGTCAATACACAGTGACATGAACATGTTCACCATCAGTGATGTGAGCAATAAGGATGCAGGAAGATACAGCTGCAGTTACACCTCAGTGAGGCAACCATATCTCCTGTCTGAGCCAAGTAACTCTGTGGAGTTGCTGTTAACAG ATCCACAGTTACTCAGACCTACCATCTCCATCTCACCAACAAGGCCTTTGAAGGTTGGGGAAAATATCACAATCACGTGTGCCTTTCCAGAGACACCTGCCTTGGTCTATCTCCATAAGGCTGGAGAGTCAACAAAAACGGTCCAGGATTCTAATGCACGTGTGACCAAATTTTACCTCAGGAAAATTACTTTGGAGGGCAAAGGAAACTATTGTTGCAGCTGGGCACAATCAAGAAGTCCATTTCTAGTGTCAAAATGCAgcaattgggtggagcttttggtATCAG ATCCCTACTTTCCTAGACCCATTATCTCTCTGGGCCCCACTGAGCTGGTTGCTTTTGGGGGAAATGTCACTTTCCAATGTCAAAGCAAAAAGTTTTCCACGAGGTTCTATAGCCAAAAGTCTGGAGAAGAGATGCTTCAGCCATGCTTGGGGACTGATGAGACCACAGCTCAGTGCTTTGTCTCCAATGTAGACCAGGCGCATACAGGAGAATATAGCTGCAGGTACAGCGAGTCAAAACCTTTCATCATCTCAAAGACTAGTGAACTTGTGAGATTGCTAATGACAG ATCAGAACATAGCCCGGCCCAATATCTCCCTGATCCCAGGCTACATTGCACAACTGGGAAGCAAAGTCACCATTCagtgctcagcccaaggtcagaGCAAGAGGTTCTATCTTCATAAGGCTGAAGACAAGAAGAACCTACAAATAGCAGTGACAAATGAGGACAGGAAGAACTTCAGTATCAACAAAATGGACTGGGAGCATGGAGGGAGCTTCTACTGCAGCTACACAGAGCCCTCACAGTTCTTCACCTCTTCAGAGACCAGTGACCGTGTGGAGCTGTTTGTTCTAGGTGAGGATACCAATTAA